A window from Heliangelus exortis chromosome 17, bHelExo1.hap1, whole genome shotgun sequence encodes these proteins:
- the SLC29A4 gene encoding equilibrative nucleoside transporter 4 yields the protein MGSVGAERFKELSPAGTPEGNVVMSFSFDSYQLEEEELQRGSQTKGVLTFMEPVSEEPEPQDRYHGIYFAMLLAGVGFLLPYNSFITDVDYLHHKYPGTSIVFDMSLTYILVALVAVILNNALVELLSLHTRISVGYLFALGPLLFVSICDVWLELFTRRQAYAINLVAVGVVAFGCTVQQSSFYGYTGLLPKRYTQGVMTGESTAGVIISLSRIFTKLLLSDEKENTVIFFFISIGMELTCFILHLLVKRTRFVRYYTTCSTKGPPEPRGAGDHGRGYRVHHDVTAEDIQFENRPWGGQPSSPRGSPGPEAELAGSGTYVRFDVPRPKIKRSWPSFRDMLLHRYVVSRLIWAYMLSIAMTYFITLCLFPGLESEIHNCTLGEWLPILIMAIFNLSDFVGKILAALPYDWRGTHLLVYSCLRVVFIPLFIMCVYPNGKPTFGHPAWPCIFSLLMGITNGYFGSVPMILAAGKVSPEQRELAGNTMTVSYMTGLTLGSAVAYFAYSLTSTSHSSCFYTETSNGSFTSGY from the exons ATGGGCTCGGTGGGAGCTGAGCGCTTCAAGGAGCTGAGCCCAGCGGGGACGCCCGAGGGCAACGTGGTGATGAGCTTCAGCTTTGACAGCtaccagctggaggaggaggagctgcagaggggcagCCAGACCAAGGGTGTCCTCACCTTCATGGAGCCAG TTTCTGAGGAACCCGAGCCCCAGGATCGATACCATGGGATTTACTTTGCcatgctgctggctggggtggGATTTCTTCTGCCATACAACAGCTTTATCACTGATGTGGATTACCTGCACCATAAATACCCAG ggaCCTCCATTGTCTTTGACATGAGCCTCACCTACATCCTGGTGGCCTTGGTGGCTGTCATCCTCAACAACGCGCTGGTGGAGCTGCTGAGCTTGCACACCCGGATCTCTGTGG GCTATCTCTTTGCCCTGGGGCCTCTGCTCTTCGTCAGCATCTGTGACGTTTGGCTGGAGCTCTTCACCCGCAGACAAGCCTATGCCATCAACCTGGTGGCAGTCGGGGTGGTGGCCTTTGGCTGCACAG TGCAGCAATCCAGCTTCTACGGCTACACGGGGCTGCTGCCCAAGCGCTACACCCAGGGGGTGATGACAGGCGAGA GCACCGCTGGGGTCATCATCTCCCTCAGCCGCATCTTCAccaagctgctgctctcagatGAGAAGGAGAACACAGTCATCTTCTTCTTCATCTCCATCGGCATGGAGCTGACGTGCTTCATCCTCCACCTCCTGGTGAAACGCACCCGTTTCGTCCGCTACTACACCACCTGCTCCACCAAGGGTCCCCCCGAGCCCCGGGGGGCTGGAGACCACGGGAGGGGCTACCGTGTCCACCACGATGTCACTGCCGAGGACATCCAATTT GAGAATCGACCATGGGGGGGGCAGCCAAGCTCCCCCCGGGGCAGCCCTGGTCCCGAAGCTGAGCTGGCTGGCAGTGGCACCTACGTACGTTTTGATGTCCCTCGGCCCAAAATCAAGAGGAGCTGGCCCAGCTTCAGAG ACATGCTGCTGCACCGTTACGTCGTGTCCCGGCTGATCTGGGCCTACATGCTCTCCATTGCCATGACCTACTTCATCACCCTGTGCCTCTTTCCTGGGCTGGAGTCAGAGATCCACAACTGCACGCTGGGGGAATGGCTCCCCATCCTCATCATGGCCATCTTCAACCTCTCTGACTTCGTGGGCAAG ATCCTGGCTGCCTTGCCCTATGACTGGAGAGGAACCCACCTCCTCGTCTACTCCTGCCTCCGTGTGGTCTTCATCCCCCTCTTCATCATGTGTGTCTACCCCAACGGGAAGCCCACCTTCGGCCACCCTGCCTGGCCCTGCATCTTCTCTCTCCTCATGGGCATCACCAATGGCTACTTTGGCAGCGTCCCCATGATCCTGGCTGCAGGCAAAGTGAGCCCAGAGCAGCGGGAGCTGGCAG GGAACACCATGACTGTGTCCTACATGACAGGCCTGACGCTGGGCTCGGCCGTGGCGTATTTTGCCTACAGCCTCACCAGCacctcccacagctcctgcttctACACCGAGACCTCCAATGGCTCCTTTACATCAGGGTACTGA